A genome region from Myroides fluvii includes the following:
- a CDS encoding M48 family metallopeptidase, with protein MKKILFTAVVAFLGMTTAQAQFGKLSGKKIDALTTAASAFTVSDAEIKQSAKEAVKWMDENNKICSLDSKQKDMREYAERLERIFGPYKKYDGLDLNYKVYYVTDINAFACADGSIRVFSSLMDIMTDDELLAIIGHEIGHVKLEHTLNAYKQILLTEGAVKFVGSTQGTAADIMNSNLGGMAEKFMGASFSRKQETDSDDYSYKFLVANNKNPQALADGFQKFADMEKEYGADKSLGAKMSSSHPDSEKRVKRVEERIKKEAKK; from the coding sequence ATGAAAAAAATTTTGTTTACTGCAGTTGTTGCATTTTTGGGAATGACAACTGCCCAAGCTCAATTTGGTAAATTGAGCGGTAAGAAAATCGATGCTTTAACTACGGCTGCTTCAGCGTTTACGGTATCGGATGCTGAAATTAAACAATCTGCGAAAGAGGCTGTTAAATGGATGGATGAGAATAATAAAATCTGTTCTCTTGATTCTAAACAGAAAGATATGCGTGAGTATGCAGAACGTTTAGAGCGTATTTTTGGTCCATATAAAAAGTACGATGGATTAGATTTAAACTACAAAGTGTATTACGTTACTGATATCAATGCCTTTGCTTGTGCAGATGGAAGTATTCGCGTGTTTTCATCGTTGATGGATATTATGACAGATGATGAATTATTAGCAATTATTGGGCATGAAATTGGGCATGTGAAGTTAGAGCATACGTTAAATGCTTACAAGCAGATATTACTGACAGAAGGAGCCGTTAAATTTGTTGGGTCAACCCAAGGAACGGCTGCGGATATTATGAATTCAAACTTAGGAGGTATGGCCGAAAAGTTTATGGGAGCTTCTTTCTCTCGTAAACAAGAAACCGATTCCGACGATTATTCCTACAAGTTTTTAGTTGCGAATAACAAAAATCCACAAGCCTTGGCAGATGGATTTCAAAAGTTTGCTGATATGGAAAAAGAATATGGAGCTGATAAATCACTAGGGGCTAAAATGTCATCGAGTCATCCTGATAGTGAAAAACGCGTAAAACGCGTAGAAGAGCGAATTAAAAAGGAGGCAAAAAAATAA
- a CDS encoding ribonucleoside-diphosphate reductase subunit alpha, which yields MNNFALPLEVKENDNLQEKLWWKNSESEQILNRGYLLKGETVEGAIDRITTAAAKRLFKPELKESFQEMIERGWMSLSSPIWANMGTERGLPISCFNVNIPDSIEGITHKLGEVIMQTKIGGGTSGYFGGLRERGSAVTDNGKSSGAVSFMKLFDTAMDTISQGGVRRGAFAAYLDIDHPDCDEFLNIKNIGNPIQNLFYGVSIPDYWMKEMIDGDKEKRQLWAKVLESRQQKGMPYLFFSDNVNSNKPQVYKDLNMRINASNLCSEIMLPSSDDESFICCLSSMNLELYDEWKDTEAVKLAIFFLDAVLQEFIEKTEGNYYLASANRFAKRHRALGLGVLGWHSYLQKNMIPFEGLEAKMLTNKIFEDISAKADKASQELARIYGEPEILKGYGRRNTTTMAIAPTTSSSAILGQTSPGIEPFSSNYYKAGLSKGNFMRKNKYLTTLLESKGMDNEETWRNIMLSGGSIQQLEGLTEEEKAVFKTFKEISQLEIIQQAAIRQKYVDQAQSLNLNIPSSLPIKDVNRLMIEAWELGVKTLYYQRSQSVSKEMVTNLVNCSSCES from the coding sequence ATGAACAATTTCGCATTACCATTAGAAGTAAAAGAAAACGATAACCTACAAGAAAAACTGTGGTGGAAAAACTCAGAGAGTGAACAAATCCTAAACAGGGGTTATTTGTTGAAAGGAGAAACGGTTGAAGGAGCGATTGACCGTATCACAACGGCAGCTGCAAAGCGCTTGTTTAAGCCAGAATTGAAGGAATCTTTTCAAGAGATGATTGAACGTGGGTGGATGAGTTTAAGTTCACCGATTTGGGCAAATATGGGAACAGAACGCGGATTGCCAATTTCGTGTTTCAACGTAAATATTCCAGATAGCATCGAAGGAATTACGCACAAATTAGGGGAAGTTATTATGCAAACCAAAATCGGTGGAGGTACTTCGGGTTATTTCGGAGGCTTACGCGAAAGAGGGAGTGCAGTTACAGATAATGGTAAAAGTAGTGGTGCAGTAAGCTTTATGAAGCTTTTTGATACAGCTATGGATACGATTTCACAAGGGGGAGTAAGACGCGGTGCATTTGCAGCTTATTTGGATATCGATCACCCGGATTGTGATGAGTTCTTAAACATAAAAAATATCGGAAATCCAATTCAAAACTTATTCTATGGAGTAAGTATTCCTGATTATTGGATGAAAGAAATGATTGACGGAGATAAAGAAAAAAGACAATTATGGGCCAAAGTACTGGAAAGCAGACAGCAAAAAGGAATGCCTTATTTGTTCTTCTCTGACAACGTAAATAGCAATAAACCCCAAGTGTACAAAGATTTAAATATGCGTATCAACGCAAGTAATCTTTGTTCTGAAATTATGTTGCCCTCTTCTGATGATGAGTCTTTCATCTGTTGTTTATCTTCTATGAATTTGGAGTTATACGATGAGTGGAAAGATACAGAAGCTGTAAAATTAGCGATCTTCTTCTTGGATGCAGTATTACAAGAATTCATCGAAAAAACGGAAGGTAACTACTATTTAGCTTCAGCAAACCGCTTTGCAAAAAGACACCGAGCTTTAGGTTTAGGTGTTTTAGGATGGCATTCCTACTTACAAAAGAACATGATTCCATTTGAAGGATTAGAAGCTAAAATGTTGACGAACAAAATTTTTGAAGATATCAGCGCCAAAGCAGATAAAGCTTCTCAAGAATTAGCTCGTATATACGGAGAACCCGAAATCTTAAAAGGATATGGTAGAAGAAATACAACTACGATGGCTATTGCGCCTACAACGTCGTCTTCTGCTATTTTAGGACAAACCTCTCCTGGAATTGAACCTTTCAGTAGTAACTACTACAAGGCAGGTTTATCCAAAGGAAACTTCATGCGAAAAAACAAATACCTAACGACTTTATTAGAGTCAAAAGGAATGGACAATGAAGAAACTTGGAGAAACATCATGCTTTCTGGAGGAAGCATTCAACAATTAGAAGGCTTAACAGAAGAAGAAAAAGCAGTATTTAAAACGTTTAAAGAAATCAGCCAATTGGAAATTATTCAACAAGCGGCGATCAGACAAAAATACGTAGATCAAGCACAAAGTTTGAACTTAAATATTCCTTCTTCATTGCCTATTAAAGACGTAAACCGCTTGATGATTGAAGCATGGGAATTAGGAGTAAAAACGCTCTACTACCAAAGAAGTCAAAGTGTTTCGAAAGAAATGGTGACCAACTTGGTAAACTGTAGCAGTTGTGAATCTTAA
- a CDS encoding heme ABC transporter ATP-binding protein yields the protein MIEALQVSFKAKNTFLINNIDFSCQNGEFIAVLGPNGAGKSTFLSLLADELHQPGNRILLKECEYPKWCKKTLPKHKAKFSQSFNTDIPLQVEDVVMMGRYPYFEHTPSEEDKKAIQHSMECIDVCPLQHREYNHLSGGEKQRVHLARVLSQLNNSIENKLLFLDEPLNNLDVLHQHKILNLIKEFTKQGNTAIVVIHDLNLAAQYADRILLLNKGEKVHYDTPEKVLTQETLSQVYKFPCIVTKNPVNNAPLIIFGV from the coding sequence ATGATTGAAGCCCTTCAAGTTAGTTTTAAAGCCAAAAATACGTTCTTAATCAACAACATCGATTTTAGTTGTCAGAATGGAGAATTTATTGCGGTATTAGGACCTAATGGCGCAGGTAAATCCACTTTTTTGAGTTTACTTGCTGATGAATTACACCAACCAGGTAACCGCATCTTACTCAAAGAATGTGAATATCCGAAATGGTGCAAAAAAACATTGCCTAAACACAAAGCTAAATTCTCTCAATCATTCAATACAGACATCCCTCTACAAGTGGAAGATGTAGTCATGATGGGGCGATACCCCTATTTTGAGCATACTCCTTCAGAAGAGGACAAAAAAGCGATCCAACACAGCATGGAGTGCATTGATGTATGCCCTCTTCAACATCGAGAATACAATCACTTGTCGGGTGGAGAAAAACAACGGGTGCATTTGGCTCGTGTTCTTTCTCAACTCAACAACTCTATTGAAAACAAATTATTGTTTTTAGATGAGCCATTAAACAATCTAGATGTTTTACATCAACATAAAATTCTAAATCTAATTAAAGAATTTACCAAACAAGGTAATACAGCTATTGTTGTTATTCACGATTTGAATCTCGCTGCACAATATGCTGACCGCATCCTTTTACTCAACAAAGGAGAAAAAGTACACTATGATACACCCGAAAAAGTTTTAACCCAAGAGACTCTTTCTCAGGTATATAAATTTCCGTGTATTGTCACAAAAAACCCAGTTAATAACGCTCCTTTAATCATCTTTGGAGTATAA
- a CDS encoding FecCD family ABC transporter permease, with translation MQKRLSFYIGTLGMVLLGMAAVSIFLGVYNFEASSLDTLINLLFHPERVNPSDQYVITHVRLPRIIMAMLAGGGLALAGTALQGMFKNPLASPDLIGITSGSVLFASITIVLGAFIKPFIPEFLHYSLLSIMSFIGAILTMSFVYKMSTVNGKTNISILLLSGVAITALSGSITGLLTFVSNDEELRNLTFWTLGSLAGATWTKIAILTSVIGVSLIYLLNLGKALNAMMLGEKDANHLGITVERIKKRIILFSALMVGTIVAFTGTIGFVGLVVPYILRLIFKSNYYFILPLSIFAGGILLLLADGVSRTLVPPTEIPIGILTAIMGAPVFIAILIKFKKSL, from the coding sequence ATGCAGAAAAGACTCTCTTTTTATATAGGCACCTTGGGTATGGTATTATTGGGTATGGCAGCTGTGTCTATTTTTCTTGGAGTTTACAACTTTGAAGCTAGTAGTCTAGATACCCTAATCAACTTACTTTTTCATCCGGAACGAGTAAACCCGAGTGATCAATATGTTATTACACATGTGCGATTACCCCGTATTATTATGGCTATGCTAGCTGGGGGTGGTTTAGCTTTAGCTGGCACAGCCTTACAAGGGATGTTTAAAAATCCTTTGGCGTCGCCCGATTTAATAGGAATTACCTCTGGATCTGTACTATTTGCTTCCATCACTATTGTTTTAGGCGCGTTTATAAAACCATTTATTCCAGAATTTCTCCACTATTCGCTTTTGAGTATCATGAGTTTTATTGGAGCCATTCTCACCATGAGTTTTGTGTATAAAATGTCCACCGTAAATGGCAAAACCAACATTAGTATTCTATTACTCTCAGGTGTTGCTATTACAGCTTTATCGGGTTCAATAACGGGATTATTGACCTTTGTCTCGAATGATGAGGAGCTAAGAAACCTAACATTTTGGACATTAGGTAGTTTAGCCGGAGCAACGTGGACGAAAATAGCAATTTTAACTAGTGTCATTGGCGTATCTTTAATTTATTTACTTAACTTAGGCAAAGCATTAAATGCCATGATGTTAGGAGAAAAAGATGCCAATCATCTTGGGATAACCGTGGAGCGAATCAAGAAGAGAATTATCTTGTTTTCTGCCCTAATGGTGGGAACCATTGTCGCCTTTACAGGAACGATAGGTTTTGTCGGCTTAGTAGTACCGTATATTTTGCGTCTAATATTCAAGTCGAACTACTACTTTATCCTTCCTTTATCCATTTTTGCGGGTGGAATTTTACTTCTACTTGCCGATGGTGTTAGTCGAACATTAGTTCCTCCTACCGAGATTCCGATAGGGATTTTAACTGCTATTATGGGAGCCCCAGTATTCATTGCTATTTTAATTAAATTCAAAAAATCACTGTAA
- a CDS encoding hemin-degrading factor gives MNTEILALKERWAKLKEENPRLRIRNAASELNASEMELLATTLGETATLLKPEIVAILSEIESLGKVMALTRNDECVHERKGIYSNPDFSNPHAGLFVNPDIDLRIFLSHWKYVFAVVEETGNIVRKSLQFFGKDGEAIHKIYLTSVSNTDAFDALVAKYKAENQEFTDKTEPYIQNLDERLDEEVDVEGFRQEWESLKDTHNFFSLLKKYNVTRTQALRLAPSEFYAKQITKEAIIALLEQASAEKTPIMVFVGNRGNIQIHTGEVNKTMWHQNWYNVLDPDFNMHLDMDKVAQTWIVRKPTEDGIVTAVEVFNEMGEIIVQFFGKRKPGIPELETWRTIVAQLN, from the coding sequence ATGAATACTGAAATATTAGCTTTAAAAGAACGTTGGGCAAAATTAAAAGAAGAAAACCCACGTTTGCGCATCCGAAATGCAGCGTCTGAATTAAATGCTAGTGAAATGGAACTATTAGCCACTACACTAGGAGAAACAGCTACATTATTAAAACCCGAAATAGTTGCTATTTTAAGCGAAATCGAATCTTTAGGAAAGGTTATGGCTTTAACGCGTAACGACGAATGTGTACACGAGAGAAAGGGAATTTACAGCAACCCTGACTTCTCCAATCCACATGCTGGTTTGTTCGTTAATCCAGACATTGATTTACGCATCTTTTTATCACACTGGAAATACGTTTTTGCCGTAGTTGAAGAAACGGGAAATATTGTGCGTAAGAGCTTGCAATTCTTTGGAAAAGACGGAGAAGCCATCCACAAAATCTACTTAACTTCTGTGAGTAATACGGACGCATTCGACGCACTTGTAGCTAAATATAAAGCAGAAAATCAAGAGTTTACCGACAAAACCGAACCTTACATTCAAAATCTTGACGAACGCTTAGACGAAGAAGTCGATGTTGAAGGGTTTAGACAAGAATGGGAGAGCTTAAAAGATACACACAACTTCTTTAGTCTCTTAAAAAAATACAACGTAACGAGAACACAAGCCTTGCGTTTAGCCCCGAGTGAATTCTATGCAAAACAAATTACAAAAGAGGCTATTATTGCATTATTAGAACAGGCTTCTGCAGAAAAAACTCCTATCATGGTTTTTGTAGGAAATAGAGGAAATATTCAAATTCACACGGGTGAGGTAAACAAAACGATGTGGCATCAAAACTGGTATAATGTTTTAGATCCAGACTTCAACATGCACTTAGACATGGATAAAGTTGCTCAAACTTGGATTGTTCGCAAACCAACAGAAGACGGCATTGTTACAGCAGTTGAAGTTTTCAATGAAATGGGGGAAATTATCGTTCAATTCTTTGGAAAAAGAAAACCGGGAATTCCAGAACTTGAAACCTGGAGAACTATTGTGGCTCAATTAAACTAA
- a CDS encoding ribonucleotide-diphosphate reductase subunit beta yields the protein MSIFDKRVNYKPFEYPGIYQFTEAINKSFWVHSEVDFTADTQDFHSHLTKEEQLAIKHSLLAIAQIEVAVKTFWGNLFGHFPKPEFNGLGATFAECEFRHSEAYSRLLDVLGYNDEFEALLTIPVIKERVEYLSSVLENSNNSTDRKKYVVSLILFSLLIENVSLFSQFAIILSFTRFKGLMKNVSNIIAWTSVDEQIHANAGIYIINIIREEYPDFFDDELINHVNDVVKTSIDIEAKILDWIFETGAIETVNKADLLNFMKFRVDESMLKIGLKKVYNITQEQYKPMAWFEEEVFANSLDDFFAKRPVDYTKHDKSITAEDLF from the coding sequence ATGTCTATTTTTGATAAAAGAGTTAACTATAAACCATTTGAATACCCAGGTATCTATCAATTTACTGAAGCGATTAACAAATCATTTTGGGTACATAGTGAAGTAGATTTCACAGCAGATACACAAGATTTCCATTCTCACTTAACAAAAGAGGAACAGCTGGCAATCAAACACAGTTTATTAGCTATTGCTCAAATTGAAGTAGCAGTAAAAACATTCTGGGGTAATTTATTTGGTCACTTTCCAAAGCCAGAATTCAATGGTTTAGGAGCTACTTTTGCAGAATGCGAATTTAGACACTCAGAAGCTTATTCTCGTTTATTGGATGTATTGGGTTACAATGACGAATTTGAAGCATTGTTAACAATTCCAGTAATCAAAGAACGCGTAGAGTATTTGTCTTCTGTTTTAGAAAATTCAAATAATAGCACGGATCGCAAAAAATATGTAGTATCGTTAATTTTATTTTCGCTACTAATTGAAAACGTATCTTTATTTAGTCAATTTGCCATTATCCTATCTTTCACAAGATTTAAAGGATTGATGAAAAACGTAAGCAATATTATTGCTTGGACTTCTGTTGATGAACAAATCCATGCCAATGCGGGGATTTATATTATCAATATCATCCGCGAAGAATATCCCGATTTCTTTGATGATGAATTGATCAATCACGTAAATGACGTTGTAAAAACATCGATTGATATTGAGGCTAAAATCCTAGATTGGATTTTTGAAACAGGTGCCATTGAAACTGTAAATAAAGCTGATTTATTAAACTTTATGAAATTTAGAGTAGACGAAAGCATGTTGAAAATTGGATTGAAGAAAGTATATAATATCACGCAAGAACAGTATAAACCGATGGCGTGGTTTGAAGAAGAGGTTTTCGCTAATAGTTTAGACGATTTCTTCGCCAAAAGACCAGTAGATTATACCAAACACGATAAGAGTATAACCGCTGAAGATTTATTCTAA
- a CDS encoding heme/hemin ABC transporter substrate-binding protein: MKRTALLVLLALSVVACKNSKEEKAVETTNTEVATSNERIVSLSGAITETLVDLGQRKNIVGIDITSTYPADMNTTATQLEHVNKINIEALMALKPTLVYIAKKDLNDNLKKQLEEAKIKLVVLDQDFSIEGTKTLIKEVATSLNLTDYDGLLTKIDQDQAQLKTLENKPKVLFIYARGAANLFVAGDKTPMQNIIELAGGQNAVTGFDDFKPLTPEALLNSNPDYILLFDTGLQSMGGIDGVLKIEGLDRTNAGKNKKIIAMDGLLLTGFTPRVGTAVTQLNQKLSE, encoded by the coding sequence ATGAAAAGAACTGCCCTTTTAGTCCTACTCGCATTATCAGTGGTTGCGTGTAAGAACAGCAAAGAAGAGAAAGCTGTTGAGACAACTAACACAGAAGTAGCAACTTCAAACGAGCGTATTGTTTCCTTAAGTGGAGCAATTACAGAAACTTTAGTTGATTTAGGTCAAAGAAAAAATATCGTGGGAATCGATATTACAAGCACCTATCCCGCAGATATGAATACGACGGCAACACAATTAGAGCACGTAAATAAAATCAATATTGAAGCTTTAATGGCGTTAAAACCAACCCTTGTTTACATTGCAAAGAAGGATTTAAACGACAATTTAAAAAAACAACTAGAAGAGGCTAAAATTAAGTTGGTAGTCCTTGACCAAGATTTTTCAATTGAGGGCACAAAAACATTGATCAAAGAGGTAGCTACATCATTAAATCTTACGGATTATGACGGGTTATTGACTAAAATTGATCAAGATCAAGCGCAGTTAAAAACATTGGAAAACAAACCGAAAGTTCTTTTCATCTATGCAAGAGGAGCAGCGAACTTGTTTGTAGCAGGTGATAAAACACCAATGCAAAATATCATTGAGTTAGCTGGAGGACAAAATGCAGTAACAGGATTTGATGATTTTAAACCCCTTACTCCAGAAGCCCTATTAAACAGCAATCCCGATTATATTCTACTGTTTGACACAGGATTACAAAGCATGGGTGGTATTGACGGTGTTTTAAAAATTGAAGGTTTAGACCGTACAAATGCAGGGAAAAACAAAAAAATCATTGCAATGGATGGTTTATTGTTAACAGGGTTCACTCCTAGAGTCGGAACTGCCGTTACACAATTGAATCAAAAGTTATCAGAATAA